The proteins below are encoded in one region of Bacillus vallismortis:
- a CDS encoding LacI family DNA-binding transcriptional regulator, which translates to MVRIKDIAMKANVSSATVSRILNEDESLSVAGETRQRVIAIAEELGYQTVAKRRKTRGQKQRAHPLIGVLSCLPLDQERQDPYFSSIRKGIEKECFEQEIFITNWIHLGSFQEHIFRELDGVIVIGRVHDEAVKHISGRLEHAVFINHSPDPQAYDSISIDFEFASHQAIDHLFGLGYKRLGYIGGQEKEHTLKDGQSIRRVIEDKRLTAFLASAAPQPEHVLVGEYSMREGYRLMKQAIASGNLPDAFFIASDSMAIGALKALQEAGLQVPRDTAIVSFNGIEEAEFASTPLTTVKVYTEEMGRTGVKLLLDRLNGRKLPHRVTLPTTLIVRQSCGSSAKEVT; encoded by the coding sequence ATGGTTCGGATTAAAGATATCGCTATGAAAGCTAATGTTTCCAGCGCAACTGTTTCCAGAATTTTGAACGAAGATGAGTCGCTTTCTGTGGCAGGCGAAACAAGGCAAAGGGTCATCGCTATCGCAGAAGAGCTCGGCTATCAAACGGTTGCTAAACGCCGGAAAACCCGCGGGCAAAAACAGCGGGCCCATCCGCTGATCGGCGTGCTGAGCTGTCTGCCCCTTGATCAAGAAAGGCAGGACCCTTATTTTTCCTCGATTCGCAAAGGCATTGAAAAGGAATGCTTCGAACAGGAAATTTTCATTACGAATTGGATTCATCTCGGTTCCTTTCAGGAGCATATCTTTCGTGAACTGGATGGTGTCATTGTCATCGGCCGTGTTCATGATGAAGCGGTTAAGCATATCAGCGGAAGGCTGGAGCATGCCGTATTTATCAATCATTCACCCGATCCGCAAGCATATGATTCTATCAGTATTGATTTTGAATTCGCTTCACACCAAGCAATTGATCACCTTTTCGGCCTAGGTTACAAACGGTTAGGCTACATTGGCGGACAGGAAAAAGAACATACGCTGAAGGACGGCCAAAGCATTCGCAGAGTCATTGAAGATAAACGCCTGACCGCCTTTTTAGCTTCCGCCGCCCCCCAGCCCGAGCATGTGCTGGTCGGAGAATACAGCATGCGCGAGGGTTATCGCCTGATGAAGCAAGCAATCGCTTCAGGCAATCTGCCGGACGCATTCTTTATCGCCAGTGATTCGATGGCGATCGGCGCGTTAAAAGCGCTTCAGGAAGCCGGATTGCAAGTGCCGCGCGATACAGCGATCGTCAGTTTTAATGGCATTGAAGAAGCTGAATTTGCCAGTACGCCTTTAACGACGGTGAAGGTATACACAGAGGAAATGGGCCGAACAGGCGTAAAACTGCTGCTTGACCGCCTCAATGGCCGGAAGCTTCCTCACCGCGTTACCTTGCCCACAACATTAATCGTGAGACAAAGCTGCGGATCTTCAGCTAAGGAGGTGACATAA
- a CDS encoding dienelactone hydrolase family protein produces MSMERRKQLFRLLGDLPDRSEIRTETLRTEEREGNIIETLLLDLNGHEKVPAYFVKPKSAEGPCPAVLFQHSHGGQYDRGKSELMEGADYLKAPSFARELTSLGYGVLAIDHWGFGDRRGKTESEMFKEMLLTGRVMWGMMIYDSVRALDYMQSRPDVQPDRIGTIGMSMGGLMAWWTAALDGRIKVCVDLCSQVDHHVLMKTQNLDRHGFYYYVPSLAKHFSASEIQSLIAPRPHLSLVGVHDRLTPAEGVNKIEKELAAVYAGQGASDCYRVVRSASGHFETAVMRHEAVQFLQKWL; encoded by the coding sequence ATGAGTATGGAAAGAAGAAAGCAGCTGTTTCGATTGCTTGGAGATTTGCCTGACAGGAGCGAAATCAGAACGGAGACATTGCGTACTGAAGAAAGAGAAGGAAACATCATTGAAACGCTCCTGCTCGATCTAAACGGACATGAAAAAGTGCCCGCTTATTTTGTGAAACCGAAGTCCGCAGAAGGGCCGTGCCCTGCCGTATTGTTTCAGCATTCGCACGGAGGCCAGTATGACAGAGGAAAAAGTGAATTGATGGAAGGAGCGGATTATTTGAAAGCGCCTTCTTTCGCTCGTGAACTGACTTCTCTCGGATACGGCGTACTTGCGATTGATCATTGGGGTTTTGGAGATCGGCGGGGAAAAACGGAAAGCGAGATGTTTAAAGAAATGCTTCTTACCGGAAGAGTGATGTGGGGCATGATGATTTATGACAGTGTAAGAGCGTTAGATTATATGCAGTCACGCCCTGATGTTCAGCCTGACAGAATCGGGACCATCGGCATGTCTATGGGAGGGTTGATGGCGTGGTGGACAGCGGCGCTTGATGGCCGGATTAAGGTGTGTGTGGATTTGTGCAGCCAGGTAGATCATCACGTGCTGATGAAAACGCAGAATCTTGACCGGCATGGTTTTTATTATTACGTCCCGTCGCTTGCAAAGCATTTTTCTGCCTCGGAGATCCAAAGCTTGATCGCGCCGCGCCCGCACCTTAGCCTTGTGGGTGTACACGACCGTTTAACGCCGGCTGAGGGTGTGAACAAAATCGAAAAAGAATTGGCAGCTGTGTATGCTGGACAGGGCGCTTCTGATTGCTATCGGGTGGTCCGTTCCGCTTCTGGCCATTTCGAAACGGCAGTGATGAGGCATGAAGCTGTGCAGTTTTTGCAAAAGTGGCTGTGA
- the bioW gene encoding 6-carboxyhexanoate--CoA ligase has product MQEEIFYSVRMRASMNGSHEAGGKHISGGERLIPFHEMKRTVNALLEKGLSHSRGKPDFMQIQFEEVHESIKIIQPLPVQTNEVNSPQEGQKLARLLLEREGVSREVIDKAYEQIPEWSGVSGAVLFDIHSGERMDQTKGKGVRVSRMDWPDANFQKWALRYHVPAHSRIKEALALASKVGAHPAAVAELCWSDDPDYITGYVAGKKMGYQRITAMKEYGNKEGCRIFFIDGSEDVNTYIHELEKQPILIEWEEDHDS; this is encoded by the coding sequence ATGCAAGAAGAAATATTTTATAGTGTCAGAATGAGGGCTTCTATGAATGGATCTCATGAAGCCGGCGGAAAGCATATATCCGGCGGAGAGCGGCTTATTCCTTTCCATGAGATGAAGCGTACAGTCAATGCCTTATTAGAAAAAGGGTTATCACATTCAAGAGGAAAGCCCGATTTTATGCAAATTCAATTTGAAGAGGTTCATGAATCGATAAAAATCATTCAGCCATTGCCAGTGCAAACAAATGAAGTGAATTCCCCCCAAGAGGGACAAAAGCTTGCCCGATTGTTATTGGAAAGAGAAGGTGTTTCACGAGAAGTGATTGATAAAGCATATGAACAAATCCCTGAATGGTCGGGTGTCAGTGGAGCGGTTTTGTTTGATATTCACTCAGGCGAGCGGATGGACCAAACAAAAGGAAAAGGGGTGCGGGTCTCAAGAATGGATTGGCCGGACGCTAATTTTCAAAAATGGGCGCTTCGCTATCACGTGCCGGCACATTCAAGAATAAAAGAGGCCCTTGCACTTGCTTCTAAGGTTGGCGCGCATCCGGCAGCCGTCGCAGAATTATGCTGGTCAGATGACCCCGATTACATAACAGGCTACGTTGCAGGCAAGAAAATGGGCTATCAGCGTATTACAGCAATGAAAGAATACGGGAATAAAGAGGGCTGCCGCATCTTTTTTATTGATGGCTCTGAAGATGTCAACACGTACATACATGAACTGGAGAAACAGCCTATTTTGATAGAGTGGGAGGAAGACCATGATTCATGA
- the bioA gene encoding adenosylmethionine--8-amino-7-oxononanoate transaminase: MIHDLIESSKKHLWLPFTQMKDYDENPLIIESGNGIKVKDINGKEYYDGFSSVWLNVHGHRKKELDDAIKKQLGKIAHSTLLGMTNVPATQLAETLVNISPKNLTRVFYSDSGAEAMEIALKMAFQYWKNIGRPEKQTFIAMKNGYHGDTIGAVSVGSIELFHHVYGPLMFDSYKAPIPYVYRSESGDPDECRDECLRELEQLLEEHHEEIAALSIESMVQGASGMIVMPEGYLAGVRELCTTYDVLMIVDEVATGFGRTGKMFACEHENVQPDLMAAGKGITGGYLPIAVTFATEDIYKAFYDDYDNQKTFFHGHSYTGNQLGCAVALENLRLFESENIVEQVAEKSEKLHSLLQHLHALPHVGDIRQLGFMCGAELVQSKETKKPYPADRRVGYKVSLKMRELGMLTRPLGDVIALLPPLASTAEELAEMVAIMKQAIEEVTSLED; the protein is encoded by the coding sequence ATGATTCATGATTTGATAGAAAGCAGTAAAAAACACCTCTGGCTGCCGTTCACCCAAATGAAAGATTACGATGAAAATCCCTTAATCATTGAAAGCGGCAATGGAATCAAAGTCAAAGACATAAACGGCAAGGAATACTATGACGGTTTTTCTTCTGTTTGGCTTAATGTCCATGGGCACCGCAAAAAGGAATTAGATGACGCCATAAAAAAACAGCTCGGAAAAATCGCGCACTCCACGTTATTGGGCATGACCAACGTTCCTGCAACCCAGCTTGCCGAAACATTAGTCAACATCAGCCCAAAAAACCTCACGCGAGTGTTTTATTCAGACAGCGGTGCAGAAGCGATGGAAATCGCCCTGAAAATGGCGTTTCAATATTGGAAGAACATCGGAAGGCCTGAGAAACAAACATTTATCGCCATGAAAAATGGGTATCACGGTGATACGATTGGTGCCGTCAGTGTCGGTTCAATTGAACTGTTCCACCACGTATACGGGCCGTTAATGTTTGATAGTTACAAAGCGCCGATTCCTTACGTGTATCGCTCTGAAAGCGGCGATCCTGACGAGTGCCGTGATGAGTGCCTGCGAGAGCTTGAACAGCTACTCGAGGAACATCATGAGGAAATTGCCGCACTTTCCATTGAATCAATGGTTCAAGGAGCGTCTGGTATGATTGTGATGCCTGAAGGATATTTGGCGGGCGTGCGCGAGCTTTGTACAACATACGATGTCTTAATGATTGTTGATGAAGTCGCAACAGGCTTTGGCCGTACTGGGAAAATGTTTGCGTGCGAGCACGAGAATGTCCAGCCTGATCTGATGGCTGCCGGGAAAGGCATTACAGGAGGTTATTTGCCAATCGCCGTTACGTTTGCCACAGAAGACATCTATAAGGCATTCTATGATGATTATGATAACCAAAAAACCTTTTTTCACGGTCATTCCTATACGGGGAATCAGCTCGGCTGTGCGGTTGCCCTTGAAAATCTGCGGTTATTTGAATCTGAAAACATTGTGGAACAAGTTGCGGAAAAAAGTGAAAAGCTTCATTCCCTTCTTCAACATCTTCACGCTCTTCCCCACGTCGGCGACATTCGGCAGCTGGGCTTTATGTGCGGCGCAGAGCTTGTTCAGTCAAAGGAGACCAAAAAGCCTTACCCTGCTGATCGGCGTGTTGGTTACAAAGTTTCGCTTAAAATGCGGGAATTGGGCATGCTGACAAGGCCGCTGGGCGACGTGATTGCATTGCTGCCCCCTCTCGCCAGCACAGCAGAAGAGCTCGCGGAAATGGTTGCCATTATGAAACAAGCGATCGAAGAGGTTACCAGTCTTGAAGATTGA
- the bioF gene encoding 8-amino-7-oxononanoate synthase: MKIDAWLNERLDRVKEAGIYRNLRTMDGAPIPERNIEGENQTVWSSNNYLGLASHSRLISAAQEALRQFGAGSSGSRLTTGNSVWHEKLEKKIAAFKRTEAALLFSSGYLANVGILSSLPEKEDVILSDELNHASIIDGCRLSKADTMVYPHIDMDDLENKLRETQRYQRRFIVTDGVFSMDGAIAPLDHIISLAKRYHAFVIVDDAHATGVLGDSGRGTSEYFGVCPDIVVGTLSKAVGTEGGFAAGSAVSIDFLLNHARTFIFQTAIPPASCAAAYEAFNIIEAGREKRKRLFSYINMVRTGLTNMGYLVKGAHTPIIPVIIGDPRKTVTFAEKLEDKGIYAPAIRPPTVAPGESRIRLTVTADHRMSDIDHLLTSFHSIGKELHII, translated from the coding sequence TTGAAGATTGACGCCTGGTTAAACGAGCGGTTAGACAGAGTAAAGGAAGCCGGCATATACCGCAACCTGCGGACAATGGATGGGGCTCCGATTCCGGAAAGGAACATTGAGGGAGAAAATCAAACGGTCTGGTCTTCAAACAATTATTTAGGACTGGCAAGCCATAGCCGCTTGATCTCTGCAGCCCAAGAAGCACTGCGGCAATTCGGGGCAGGAAGCAGCGGCTCCCGTTTAACGACAGGCAATTCGGTTTGGCACGAAAAGCTTGAAAAAAAGATCGCCGCCTTTAAACGGACGGAAGCGGCTTTACTGTTCTCGAGCGGTTATTTAGCCAATGTCGGTATCCTTTCATCATTGCCGGAGAAGGAAGATGTCATTTTAAGTGATGAACTCAATCATGCAAGTATCATCGATGGCTGCCGTCTGTCTAAGGCCGATACAATGGTTTATCCGCATATTGATATGGACGATCTTGAAAATAAGCTGAGAGAAACACAGCGCTATCAGCGGCGTTTTATTGTGACAGACGGAGTCTTCAGCATGGATGGCGCGATTGCCCCTCTTGATCATATCATCTCGCTTGCGAAACGCTATCATGCCTTCGTAATCGTTGATGATGCCCACGCTACAGGTGTTTTAGGTGATTCGGGGAGGGGAACGAGTGAATACTTTGGCGTTTGTCCTGACATTGTGGTTGGCACCTTAAGCAAAGCTGTTGGCACAGAGGGAGGGTTTGCCGCAGGTTCAGCTGTCTCCATCGACTTCTTGCTGAACCATGCCAGAACATTTATTTTTCAAACCGCTATTCCGCCAGCCAGCTGTGCAGCCGCTTATGAGGCTTTTAACATCATTGAAGCCGGCAGAGAAAAACGGAAGCGTTTATTTTCTTATATCAACATGGTCAGAACGGGTTTGACGAACATGGGCTACCTGGTGAAAGGGGCGCATACGCCGATCATTCCTGTGATCATCGGCGATCCCCGAAAAACGGTCACATTTGCTGAAAAGCTGGAGGACAAGGGGATTTATGCCCCTGCCATTCGGCCGCCGACCGTTGCGCCTGGTGAAAGCCGGATCCGATTAACCGTCACTGCTGACCACAGGATGAGTGATATTGATCATTTGCTGACATCATTTCATTCAATTGGAAAGGAGCTGCATATCATTTGA
- the bioD gene encoding dethiobiotin synthase translates to MRGFFVTGTDTEVGKTVISSGLAALMREHNRDVGVFKPFLSGISRHHPESDTSILKETSQTSLSHEDITPFAFKAPLAPYVAGKLEGKAVIMEEVLSHWERIRETHECFIAEGAGGISVPLGEGFLVSHVIKALQLPMIIVARPHLGTINHTFLTVQYAKSMGLPIAGIVINGISDSLHDDEKTNPEMIERLCGVPILGITPKLVNVTKETVLQMVKDHINLSLLMNQVGV, encoded by the coding sequence TTGAGAGGTTTTTTTGTGACAGGAACAGATACAGAAGTGGGGAAAACCGTTATATCCAGCGGTCTCGCCGCTTTAATGCGAGAACATAACAGAGATGTCGGGGTGTTTAAACCATTTTTAAGCGGTATTTCTCGGCATCATCCGGAAAGTGACACTAGTATCCTGAAAGAAACGTCACAGACGAGTCTTTCTCATGAAGATATTACGCCTTTTGCCTTCAAAGCGCCGCTTGCGCCATATGTCGCAGGGAAGCTGGAGGGAAAGGCTGTCATTATGGAAGAGGTCTTAAGCCATTGGGAGCGGATAAGAGAAACACATGAATGCTTCATCGCAGAAGGTGCGGGCGGTATTTCTGTGCCACTGGGAGAGGGTTTTTTAGTCAGCCATGTCATAAAAGCGCTGCAGCTTCCCATGATCATTGTGGCACGTCCTCATCTCGGAACCATTAACCATACTTTTTTAACGGTCCAATATGCAAAAAGCATGGGGCTCCCAATCGCCGGCATTGTCATCAATGGAATCAGTGATTCTCTTCATGATGATGAAAAAACCAATCCTGAGATGATTGAGCGCTTATGTGGTGTGCCGATTTTAGGGATTACGCCAAAGCTTGTCAACGTGACGAAAGAAACGGTTCTACAGATGGTAAAAGACCATATCAATCTATCATTATTGATGAATCAAGTGGGGGTATGA
- the bioB gene encoding biotin synthase BioB translates to MNQWMELANRVLAGAEVTDEEALSILNCPDEDILLLMHGAFQIRKHFYGKKVKLNMIMNAKSGLCPENCGYCSQSSISKAPIQSYRMVNKETLLEGAKRAHDLNIGTYCIVASGRGPSNREVDQVVDAVQEIKETYGLKVCACLGLLKPEQAKRLKEAGVDRYNHNLNTSQRNHSNITTSHTYDDRVNTVEMAKESGLSPCSGAIIGMKETKQDVIDIAKSLKALDADSIPVNFLHAIDGTPLEGVNELNPLYCLKVLALFRFINPSKEIRISGGREVNLRSLQPLGLYAANSIFVGDYLTTAGQEETEDHKMLSDLGFEVESVEEMKASLTAKS, encoded by the coding sequence ATGAATCAATGGATGGAACTCGCAAACCGGGTGCTTGCTGGAGCGGAAGTGACCGACGAAGAGGCGCTTTCGATATTAAACTGTCCAGATGAAGACATCTTGCTTTTGATGCACGGGGCTTTTCAAATCAGAAAACACTTTTATGGAAAAAAAGTAAAGCTCAATATGATTATGAATGCGAAATCAGGACTCTGTCCGGAAAATTGCGGCTATTGTTCACAGTCTTCAATTTCAAAAGCCCCGATTCAGTCTTACCGGATGGTGAATAAGGAAACGCTTCTAGAAGGCGCAAAACGGGCGCACGATCTGAATATCGGCACATATTGCATCGTGGCAAGCGGCAGAGGGCCATCCAACAGAGAGGTGGATCAGGTCGTAGACGCGGTGCAGGAAATTAAAGAGACATATGGACTGAAGGTTTGTGCGTGTCTCGGGCTGTTAAAGCCAGAGCAGGCGAAACGCCTGAAAGAAGCTGGAGTAGACCGCTATAATCATAATTTGAATACGTCACAGAGAAACCATTCAAACATCACGACTTCGCATACATACGATGACAGGGTCAATACGGTTGAAATGGCGAAAGAATCAGGGCTGTCTCCGTGTTCAGGCGCTATTATCGGAATGAAAGAGACGAAACAGGACGTCATCGATATCGCAAAAAGCTTGAAGGCCCTTGACGCTGATTCCATTCCAGTGAATTTTTTGCATGCGATTGATGGCACACCGTTAGAAGGCGTCAACGAATTAAACCCGCTGTATTGTTTAAAAGTGCTGGCGCTGTTCCGTTTTATCAACCCGTCTAAAGAAATCCGCATTTCCGGAGGTAGAGAGGTCAATCTCCGCTCATTGCAGCCATTAGGGCTTTACGCCGCTAACTCCATTTTTGTCGGAGATTACTTAACAACTGCCGGCCAAGAGGAGACGGAGGATCATAAAATGCTGAGTGATCTAGGCTTTGAAGTGGAGTCTGTCGAAGAAATGAAGGCCAGTTTAACCGCGAAAAGCTGA
- a CDS encoding cytochrome P450, which produces MTITSSAFLKNPYPFYETLRAVHPIYKGSFLKYPGWYVTGYEETAAILKDARFKVRPPLPEMSVKYQDLQCVQRQMMLFQNQPDHRRLRTLASGAFTPRMTESYRPYIDETVHHLLDQVQGEKKMEVISDLAFPLASYVIANMIGVPAEDREQLKEWASSLVQTIDFTRSRKALTEGNHTAVQATAYFRALIQKRKRHPKQDMISMFLKGTENHKLTEEEAASACILLAIAGHETTVNLISNSVLCLLQHPKQLMMLKENPDLIGNAIEECLRYESPTQMSARVASEDIDISGVTIRQGEQVYLLLGAANRDPNIFTNADVFDITRSPNRHLSFGQGHHVCIGSSLARLEAQIAMTILLQRMSGLKLAGSEFQYRPLFGFRALEELPVTFD; this is translated from the coding sequence ATGACAATTACATCTTCTGCGTTTTTGAAAAACCCATATCCTTTTTACGAAACATTGCGCGCTGTCCATCCTATATATAAAGGGAGTTTCTTGAAATATCCGGGCTGGTATGTCACAGGATATGAAGAAACGGCAGCCATCCTGAAAGATGCCAGATTCAAAGTCCGGCCCCCGCTCCCTGAGATGTCAGTCAAATATCAGGATCTTCAATGTGTGCAAAGGCAGATGATGCTGTTTCAGAATCAGCCTGATCATAGGCGATTGCGGACGCTGGCCAGCGGAGCGTTTACCCCGAGAATGACAGAGAGTTATCGCCCGTATATCGATGAAACGGTCCATCATTTGCTAGATCAAGTGCAAGGTGAAAAAAAGATGGAGGTCATTTCAGACCTTGCTTTTCCTTTGGCGAGCTACGTCATCGCCAACATGATAGGTGTGCCGGCGGAAGATAGGGAGCAATTAAAAGAATGGGCTTCAAGTCTCGTCCAAACGATTGATTTTACCCGGTCAAGGAAGGCGTTAACAGAGGGCAATCATACCGCTGTGCAGGCTACGGCATATTTTAGAGCGTTGATTCAAAAGCGAAAACGGCATCCTAAACAGGATATGATCAGCATGTTTTTGAAGGGGACAGAAAATCATAAGCTGACGGAAGAGGAAGCGGCATCTGCGTGCATATTGCTGGCGATCGCCGGACATGAGACAACGGTGAATCTCATTAGCAATTCAGTTCTTTGTCTGCTGCAGCATCCAAAACAGCTTATGATGCTGAAAGAAAATCCTGATCTGATCGGTAACGCAATTGAGGAATGTTTACGCTATGAGAGCCCCACGCAAATGTCAGCCAGAGTTGCCTCAGAAGATATTGACATCAGCGGGGTGACGATCCGTCAAGGAGAACAAGTTTATCTTCTGTTAGGGGCTGCCAATCGAGACCCAAACATATTTACGAACGCCGATGTTTTCGATATAACGAGAAGCCCTAATCGGCATCTTTCATTCGGTCAGGGACATCATGTTTGCATAGGGTCCTCGTTGGCACGATTAGAGGCCCAAATTGCGATGACTATCCTCCTGCAGCGGATGTCCGGCCTCAAGCTTGCTGGTTCGGAATTTCAATACCGGCCGCTTTTTGGCTTTCGGGCGCTTGAGGAGCTGCCGGTGACTTTTGACTAA
- a CDS encoding NAD-dependent epimerase/dehydratase family protein codes for MKKVLIAGGNGVIGRLLVEGLRADYEVTVLDKDHFDGTASSIQADAANYGELLKKIPKDTDVILNLLAVNIKYDIMDINEFEKMTDVFYRASYYLCRAAAELGIPKLVFASSNHVTDVYEKDGRSLLGREITTSDYPLSKNLYGVLKLTSEQIGHLFYLENKLSVINLRIGTVVTNEMDTLHEKERTKKTLLSHSDLLSIFKAAIETNIRYGTYYAVSDNPGRPWSIESAVNELGFSPQTNTAELLEEEENGA; via the coding sequence GTGAAAAAAGTGCTGATCGCCGGCGGAAATGGTGTAATTGGGAGACTGCTGGTCGAAGGGCTGAGAGCAGATTATGAAGTGACAGTGCTTGATAAAGATCATTTTGATGGCACAGCCTCTTCCATTCAGGCTGACGCGGCAAATTATGGGGAGCTGTTGAAGAAGATTCCGAAAGATACAGATGTGATCTTGAATTTATTGGCTGTCAATATCAAATACGATATCATGGACATCAATGAATTTGAGAAAATGACGGATGTTTTCTATCGGGCAAGCTATTACTTGTGCCGCGCAGCTGCGGAGCTCGGCATTCCAAAGCTCGTGTTCGCCAGCAGCAATCATGTTACAGATGTGTATGAGAAAGACGGGCGTTCGCTCTTAGGACGTGAGATTACAACAAGCGATTATCCGCTGTCAAAAAACTTGTACGGTGTATTAAAGCTGACCTCGGAACAGATCGGCCATTTATTTTATTTGGAAAATAAACTTTCAGTAATCAACCTTCGAATCGGAACAGTCGTCACAAATGAAATGGATACGCTGCATGAAAAAGAACGGACGAAAAAGACACTGCTTTCTCATTCTGACCTGCTGTCGATTTTCAAAGCCGCTATTGAAACCAATATCCGGTACGGCACGTATTACGCCGTTTCTGACAACCCGGGCCGGCCATGGTCGATTGAATCCGCTGTCAACGAACTCGGTTTTTCGCCTCAAACCAATACAGCCGAACTTCTGGAAGAGGAAGAGAACGGAGCATAA
- a CDS encoding carbohydrate ABC transporter permease: MLIYGFLLMFALICVLPFIHVIAASFATVEEVVSKTFILIPSTFSLDAYRYIFSTDIIYKSLFVSVFVTVIGTAVSMFLSSLMAYGLSRRELIGRQPLMFLVVFTMLFSGGMIPTFLVVKSLGLLDSYWALILPTAINAFNLIILKNFFQNIPSSLEESAKIDGCNDLGIFFKIVLPLSLPAIATISLFYAVTYWNTYMTAILYLNDSAKWPIQVLLRQIVIVSSGMQGDMSEMGSGSPPPEQTIKMAVIVVATIPVLLVYPFIQKHFAKGALLGSVKG, translated from the coding sequence ATGTTGATTTACGGGTTTTTGCTGATGTTCGCTTTAATATGCGTACTTCCGTTTATTCATGTGATCGCGGCATCCTTCGCCACAGTAGAGGAAGTCGTGTCGAAAACATTCATTTTAATACCGTCTACTTTTTCGCTGGATGCTTATCGTTACATTTTTTCAACAGACATTATTTATAAGAGTTTGTTTGTTTCTGTGTTTGTGACAGTGATAGGCACTGCGGTCAGCATGTTTCTTTCTTCCTTGATGGCTTACGGGTTATCCCGCCGTGAGTTAATCGGCCGGCAGCCGCTCATGTTTCTCGTCGTATTTACGATGCTCTTCAGCGGCGGCATGATTCCGACTTTCCTTGTCGTCAAATCGCTTGGATTGCTCGATTCATACTGGGCGCTCATTTTGCCGACAGCCATTAATGCCTTTAACCTGATCATTCTCAAAAACTTCTTTCAAAATATCCCGTCAAGCTTGGAAGAGTCTGCGAAAATCGACGGGTGCAATGACCTGGGCATTTTCTTTAAAATTGTGCTCCCGCTGTCTCTTCCTGCGATCGCAACGATTTCACTATTTTATGCGGTCACGTATTGGAACACGTATATGACGGCGATTTTGTACCTCAATGACTCGGCAAAATGGCCGATTCAGGTGCTTTTGCGCCAAATCGTGATTGTATCAAGCGGGATGCAGGGGGATATGTCCGAAATGGGATCTGGCAGCCCGCCGCCTGAGCAAACCATCAAAATGGCGGTCATAGTGGTGGCAACCATCCCGGTTCTGCTTGTCTATCCATTTATACAAAAGCATTTTGCAAAAGGAGCTTTGCTGGGATCTGTCAAAGGATAA